ACTAGCtccaggcatggctggatccaagGGCTCAGGGGCTCGCTTTCTCTAATTGTGCCTTCCACTGTGTCAGCCTCACTCTTGGAGaatccctgctctgcggggatgAGAAATAAGGAGAGGGCAACAGCTCTAGGATGGCACAGCACCAGTATCCCACCAACAGGAACCAGAGCTTCATTTCTCTAGAAGCTCTAACCCAGAGTTGTTCATTCGTCATTGGCCCTCCCTGAACCTGTCACACGGCGTCTGCTGTAGTTGGAATTCATTGGTTGGCAGGATCTGCCTGCTGAGGCCTAGAGAGGAGGACAAGCCTCCTAGATGAGACTAGGGGAGGGGCAATCTCCAGAGGACCACTGGGAAGAGACAAAAGTTTGGGTAAAAATCAGCCAATTCCCCTGCAGAGTGACCTTGACACCAAAAGTGGgcaagggcagcccagggcaAAGGAGGGAAGTTGGGGCAGAAAGAGTAGCACATGTGCAAAGGTTGGGGTATTCAAGGACACAAGATTagcagtgtgggggtggggaggggcccccTCACTCAGGGGCCACCCTGGGGTGTCAAGGGAACCCGCTTCAGTGGTAGGTTAGGATTTTGTTCCAGGCTGGGAAAGCAGCACAGGGTGTTGAAGTGATGGGATTCCTGTTTGAAAAAGCTTGAGCTGCAAGAGGCCCAGGCTACAGACGCCCTCCCCTTGGAGTCCTCTCCCTGGGCGCCCTTCCCCGCTCCACAGGAGCCCTGTCACCTCACCTCCCACACACCCCCTCTACACCTCCTGAAGTGTCCCCCACACCGCGtgctccctccccctgcacccctcctGCCTCACCTACACCTTCCTTCATGggcccctcccaccaccctcaCACTTCACACCCCGTGTCACCACTGGCCCTCCAGACTCCTCACCTGGGAGCAGGGCGCATGATGATGGTAAAAATAACCGTGACAGTGTGTGAAACAgggtgagggaggtgggaggctgAGCCCCTGCACTAAAGGGACCCTGGGGGTTGAGGGCAGAGAGGTGCCAGCCTCCGGAGCCCTGGAGATGAGCTCTGAGCCCCGCCTCTtcccccccacttccccaccAGCTCTGGGAGGCCCTTTGCTCACCCTCTTGCTCTAAACGGGCACCTCAGTCTGGCTTATACTCCGCGAACCAAAGCAGGTGGAGGAGCTCACAGAGTGGTGAGTAGCCGCCGGCCTAACTGCCAGCAGACTGGGGTCCCCCTTCGGGCCATAGCCCCCACTTCTCCCCCGCCCCACCTACTCTGATCCTGCACTTTGTCCTCAGGTCCTGGCTGCCATTCCAGACCCCATTCCGAACCCTCGGGGATGCCTCTCCACTCAGGTTCCTTGGCCCGCTGCATTCCCCCTGTCTCCAGTCCGCAGGGGCTCCTCTGAGTCCCTTCCCCCATGCCCAAGCCCCCATGGCAGGCATGGTGGCAGTGAGCCGGGGGCGGCCACCGCGGGTCAGCATGCAGGAGCACATGGCCATTGATGTGAGCCCCGGCCCTATCCGGCCCATCCACCTCATTTCCGACTATTTCCCACATTTCTACCCCTTTACTAAGCACAGCCTGCCCACCCTAGACCCACACCCTGCAGTGACCCCTGCCATACACTCTGCACCCCAGCTGCAGCCTGACCCAGAGCCGGAAGGAGATTCAGACGACAGcagtgagtgggggcagggaacaAGGGGAGCACTCCTGGCCCAGCTCCCCAGGGGTAGGGTTTGAGGCATCCCAGGCATCCGACCCAGGAGATGCTGGGCAGGAGGCATGGTGCCAtttggggggtagggtggggttgAGGTAGGAGCTGACCCTGCCTGCTACCTGCCATTAGCTGCCCTGGGCACCCTCGAGTTCACGCTTCTTTTTGATGCGGACAACAGCGCCCTGCACTGCACGGCTCACCGTGCCAAGgtgaggatgggggcaggggtctATGGGCCAAGAGCCTGGGCCACAGGCCTGTCCCACATTCATTGTCTTTTCTCAGGGGCTCAAGCCACCGGCCTCAGGCTCTGTGGACACCTATGTCAAAGCCAATCTGCTGCCAGGGACCAGCAAGGTAAGGGTGAGACCCAGGCCCCTACTGGTGCCCCCTGGCCACACTCCAGCCTAGAATGCCCATCTGGCCCTGCTGTGTCCCTCCTGACAAAGCCTAGATATCAGGCATGGAGCTCCCCATCACTGGCTTGTGCAACTGGAGGCCTAccagggaggtgggctggggtggggccccAGGCCCAAGGAGGCCCTGATCCATTCTACCTGGCCCCCAGGCCAGCCAGCTTCGGACCCGCACAGTTCGGGGCACAAGGGGCCCTGTCTGGGAGGAGACACTCACCTATCATGGCTTTACCTGCCAGGATGCTGGGCGGAAGACTCTGCGGTGAGGAATGGGCCTGGGCCACAAGGGGGCAAGGAcgaggtagggggtggggggaagctgaCCTGGCTAGGTCTGACCTGAGTGGCTaccaggctgtgtgtgtgtgaggaccCACGGCTGCGGCGACGGCGGCGGGCGCCTCCCCTGGGGGAGCTGCGGGTACCCCTGAGGAAGCTGGTGCCCAACCGAGCCAGGAGCTTTGATGTGTGTCTGGAGAAGCGGAAGCTGGTGAGTGGGGCTGGTACAGGTTGGGGTATAGGGACTAGGATCCTGTGGTGGGGAAGCTGGAAAGGGAACGGGGGCAGGGGCAATATCTGGCCAAGTTGACCAGGCTCTTTGCTCTTTCAGACCAAGAGGCCCAAGAGCCTCGACACAGCCCGTGGCATGTCCCTGTATGAGGAGGTGGGTAGGGCAGTGGGACCAAGCAGGGATTGGGGGGGGTCAACCTGGGAGCCCAGGCAGATGTGCATCAGGCAGGGCCTCAGGTGGGCTGAGGGGGTAGATCCAGGCCCAGGTGGGCCTGGGGACGCTGAGAAGCCATCTCCTTCACAGGCCCTAGCATTCATATGCCCTGGGAACAGCTGGACCCCAGTGCCTGGACAGGGAGGGAGACTCCCTGGCTAGGGCAACTGAGAGCAGCCACTGGGCGCTGGGACAAGCAGAGCCCTCaggaggcagagacgtaggccaGGTAGAAGCAGAGGCTGCAACTGGTGGGTTCTGTCCATGGCCCAATTTGGGAGGGCAGGTCAAGGTCCAGGAGAGAATGGACAGCAGATGGGGCTCTCTGGCTTCTAGGTTGACCCCTAAGCATTGTAGGTACCACTCCTGGGGCTTGTATCCCTACACAGGGGCTACAAGAGGCAGAGATGACTGCAAGAGGCTCCATGCCAAAGACCAAAGGCATGGccagaacccccacccccacccccagctcagcaGAGTGAGGGCCCTGCAAGGCTCAGGGCAggccctccccagctcctctAGGTGGTTAGGGCCAGGTGCTGCCGCCCTGCCCCCTGGTGGGGCTGCAAGTTGCTGCACCTGCCAATTAGCCAAGGCCAGGCTGGCAAGTCCCACCCAGGTGGGGCAGGCACTCTGAGACACACACTTCCTGTCCAAGACCCCACACACTGAAGCATCACTGTGCATGGCAGGTGCTTCTGGAATACTCCCTTACTGAGAAAATGTAAGCAAGGTGGTTGGGCTTTATCTGAACTGAATCCTACCTTAAGTATGGGAGAAACACATTTTTCCCGGGCATCCTCCCCAAGTCCTCACCAGGGGCTGAGGGTGGCAAAGGACATTCAGAATCTGGTCCCCTGGGTGGTGGGGGGTGAAGAGGGTGGTAAGAGGTCATCTAGGAAGCTCTTAGCATGTTTGTGCCACTCAGACTCCAGCGCCCTTCCCCTCAGTGACAAAGATGGCCTGACCTCACCAGTAATATGGCCTGAGCAAGCCCCTCCCCTTCACAGGCCCTGGAGGGTACAGGGCCGATCTGGAAGCTCCCTTCCAGGGCACCAGGCCAGTGACTATTTTTGGAAACTGAATCATGACATTAAATTGTTGGCCCCTGATTTCTTGAGTTGTTACATTCAGCTGACACTGGTGGGTGTGCAGGCTTGTGGTTGCACCTGGCTGACCACAGCCTACCCTGCAGGATGAGGTGGAGGCGGCAGGGGAGGAGCGGGGGCGCATCCTGCTGTCACTGTGCTACAGCTCTCAGCAGGGCGGCTTGCTGGTAGGTGTGCTGCGTTGCGCCCACCTTGCCCCCATGGATGCCAATGGCTATTCGGACCCCTTTGTTCGCCTGTGAGTATAAGTGGGTGGAAGGGCAGGTGGAAAGTGGGGGTTCCGTAGAGCCCCTCTCCGGGGCCACACCTAACCTGATCCCATCCTTCCCAACCAGTTTCCTGCATCCAAATGTGGGGAAGAGATCTAAATACAAGACCAGTGTTCGGAAGAAGACCCTGAACCCTGAGTTCAATGAGGTAGGCCAGGGCCAGGTGGAGGCAGTCTTCCAGGGTTAGGGAGGTCAATGTTCTCTCAGCCAGAAAGCATAGGCCCCCTCTAACCTGAGCAACTCACCTGTTTCTGAGTCTGTAAAGGACTCAAGGCcccttctttcctgcctttctGCCCTCTTCCCCGCAGGAATTCTTCTATGCAGGCCCAAGGGAGGAGCTGGCCCAGAAGACACTGCTGGTGTCTGTATGGGACTATGACCTGGGTACAGCTGACGACTtcattggtgagaatgtggggaAGCGGGGGGAGGGGCCCAATGGGCTCCCACATGGCTCCTGACTCCTGTCCCCCAATCCAGGTGGGGTCCAGCTGAGTAGCCAGGCCGGTGGGGAACGTCAGCAGCACTGGTGTGAATGCCTGGGCCGCAGTGACTGCCGACTGGAGCTGTGGCACCCGCTGGACGGTGCGCCCCTCCAGCTCAGCGACTAGAAGTGGTACCCAGCCTGTTCCTGCCTACCACCCTCCCCCAAACTGACCCATACAGCTGGGAGGACCTGGAGCTGCCCCACCCACCGTGCCCAGCCCCACATCaaattgtttgctttcttattccCCTTTCAGATTCACCCCCCTGCCAACCATAAAGCAAGAATAAACCTTCAAATCAGACCAGACAGAGCCTGTTCTTTTCCCTGCCCATCACCTCACAGGGCAGACTGGGCCCCGTTCTTGCTCCCATCCTCCAGAGGCCCCCACTGGGCCAGGTCCAGGTCTGAACCCCAGGCCACTGCCTTCCCCTCGCCATACTGGGAAAGGCCCCTGTACCTGCCCCTGCTAGCTGCACTGAGGGATGGGTGCTCAAGATGGTCTGGGACAGACCGACTCACAGGAAGCCAAGGTGTGGATTCATGACATGACCCTGAGCTGACCTATCCTTCCACCATGTGGGGTCCAAGTAGGGTATGGGAAGCCCCTAATCCTGTCTGGGAAACAGACCTCCATGAGTCATGGGCTACAGTGGCAAAGTGAACAGCAAGGCCACAGAACAGATGCATCAGGAGAGTGGGCAGCACTTGCTTTATTGTCCAGCCATCTGGACAGATGGACTTCGGTGCAGGGCATCGAGCTCAGGAGGTAGCTTGCCTGGCCTGGTGCTGCTGGGCAAACCTCTGCATTCGTTCCTCAAGCTCTGGCCGAAAATGGCGGATCAGGCCCTAGAGGCAGGTAGGAGACACCATGAAGCAGAGCTGAAAATCTCAGCACCCCAAGGCCtcatcaccccacccccaccccagtgcccaCAAGCAGGGCAATGAGTACCTGCACAGGCCAGGCGGCTCCATCGCCCAGGGCACAAATGGTATGGCCCTCTATCTGTTTGCTGATCTCCCAAAGGGAGTCGATCTCGGCTGGCCGGGCATCCCCCCTCACAAAGCGGGCCATCACCTTGTTCATCCAGTCCACACCTGAAGCCATGGCAGTAAGAGAGAGCCCAATGATCTCCAGCCAGGGTGTAGAGAATAGCACTCCAAGGCTGTAGGCCATGGGAAGGGCAAGGCCAAGAGAAACTACAGCCGGCTGGGAAGCAGCAGCTATACATTCAGTGTCCAGAGCCCACCCAACCTTTGCCCTGTGCCTGACCCAGGCCTAGGCGAGTCAGAGAAGAagtccccaccctgcccagggAGCTTACCCTCACGGCACGGAGTACACTGGCCACAGCTCTCGTGCTTGTAGAACTCAATAAGGCGGGCAATGGCTTTCACAATATCTGTCTGGGGTGACAAGAGAATGAGCAGGCTCCTAGGCCGGAGCCTCAGACCTTTAGTAGCACACCCTGATTCCAGCAATGTTCTGGCCACCTCCTCCACTCCCCCTATCCACTGGCACTGCCCAGACCCCAACAGGCATTCCCTCTGGTCACAGGACCTGGGATCCAAGAGCTGGCAAGAGTTCTTAGGAAGCCCAGGGAGGGGTACCGTACCACTGGGTGGGGAGGTTGGCAGCCCTTACCGAGCGATCCATGACAATCACGGCAGCTGTGCCCAGGCCTGTCTGTGCTTGTACCAGCGCATCAAAGTCCATCAGCACTGTCTCACACACCGACTTGGGGATCAGTGGTGTGGATGAGCCGCCGGGGATCACAGCAAGGAGATTGTCCCAGCCACCTGTGACACCCCCTGGGACCACAGTCCGTTCCCAAAAGGATGGATGATCAGGGCTGGGACCAGCATAGCTGCCTAGTCCTGAGCCCAGGACCTCTGTCCGCCCCTGCCCAGCACTGCCTCATGAGGCCCTCCCTGGCTTTCTCCACGAACATCCTGCCCCACTTCTGCCCCGGTTGGCCCCAGGCCTCACCAGCATGTTTTTCAATCAGTTCCTTCAGGGGTACAGACATCTCCTCCTCCACAGTGCAAGGGTGGTTGACATGGCCAGAGATATTGAACAGTTTGGTGCCGGAGTTACGTTCACGACCAAAGCTGGCAAACCAAGCACCCCCACGGCGGCAGATGGTGGGAGACACAGCCACTGTCTCCACGTTGGCCACGGTTGTGGGACAGCCAAACACTCCTGTGGAGGAATGGGATGAGGGACTGGTGGCTACCAAAGGGTGGTCAGGTTTCCTAGCAGTGGGGTctgtcccagggtcctgctctGTGATCCAGTCCCCCTTCACTCTTTTGTCCTTCCCATCCCCGACTGGATCCCAAACTCCCAACATACAAACTCCCAACATACACTGCAATGCCTTTTCATCTCTCTCCCCCTAGTCCCTAGAGGACTGGAGGACCCAAGTGTCTGACATGTGGGCTGAGGCAGGATGAGGGACTGCTGTCACCACCTTACTCAGCATCTGGCCCCAAATCCAGAAAGTGCTCAGAAATTCCCTAAGAAAGACCACTGGGCACTTGATGCCCAATGAGATTCCACAGGACACAGAACAAGGCTCAGGTTCAGGCCGAGTCTTACCCACGTCGGCAGGGAATGGCGGCTTCAGGCGGGGCTTGCCCTGCTTGCCCTCAATGGACTCGATGAGTGCTGTCTCCTCCCCACAGATGTAGGCCCCGGCCCCACGCACAACAAACACATCAAAATCATAGCCAGAGCCACAGGCATTCTTGCCGATCAGACCAGCCTCGTAGGCCTCTCGAATGGCCACCTGTGGGACAAGAGTGTGAGGGTGCCACTCCCACCAGTCCGAGAACactgtgtggtggggaggggaacagACCGAGGGAGCCCATGTTCATAAAAGTCTGGGAGAAAGCTCCTCTTGAACATGAGCAGAGGATGCTCTGGAAGGTGGGGATTTTACAACGTGTAATTGTAATAACCTTTAACAAATTCTCCaactacatgtatttttaaaagaaaggctgagaaaataatgaagattttaaTAAGCACTTTCCTATAGATAGTGGATCTGTGGGAGGTTttcttgtgtgtatgtatgtgtgtgctttcCTATCTTTATAAAGAGCAAGTATTACTTCTGCAGTagagattgatttttaaatatgtagcaATAACACTTATACATAATGCTACTTTGTGCCAGGCGCTGTTCCAGGTGCTGTTTCCGCATCCCTCATCACTGTTGTGTAAGAGCCTAATAGAATGGAGTGAGACTCTGGCCCTGGACCAGTCACTACAGGTGCCACTGAGCTCAGAATTACTGAAATGACCCCTTGACCCTTCTGTAGGAAAAATACCTGCGAGCCAACCCTGCCCCACGAGTCATGGAGGCCTGAAAGCCTCTCAAGTTGAGGCTCTGGAACATAAAGAAAGAGCCCAGAGGAGGCTTTGGGGGCCATGTCCTATTTACAATGCATGCAGCAGTGGCAACCACTCTTCAGTTCAACCCCAAACAGACCCAGTGCTAAAATCTAAGAACAACTATGGCAGTAAGCAAGCACGTGAGTGCACACCCAGCACCCTCCCTTCTGTGGATGCCACTACCCTTTCCCACCTGCAGATTGGAAGCCTCATTGTAGAATTCCCCTCGGATGTAGATGTAGGCAGCTCGGGCGCCCATGGCCCGGCCCCCAACTAGGCAGCCTTCCACTAGCTTGTGGGGATCGTGGCGCATGATCTCCCGGTCCTTGCAGGTGCCCGGCTCACCCTCGTCTGCATTCACGACTAGATACTTGGGCCTGTGGGTGCCAGCACATTGGTGAGGCTACAGGGCCACCAGGGCTGGGCCTTCAACTACACGCCACCCCACTCCACCCAAGGAAGCCTCAGAGATGTCTCCTCTGATAGTCGATCTCTCACAGTCCTCCCAACAGTCTTAGGAGCTCTGCTTGTTCACCATCAATGACAGCAAGCTCACTGCCTGTTACATCCTTGGGAGACTATGACCATGGGAAAGGTCTTTGTTCTGCTCAGTCCACATGTTCCCTTGTGCTTTCCTAAGAGCCCAAATTCTGCTCTTGGTCACCAAGAACCTTCCTGAACCTCTGCCACACCTCTGGGGCCAAAAGGAGGTAAAGTAGCTGACATTTATCATTTGCTTTCTATGTGCCAACCAATTTAAGGGCCAAGAGCTATATGAACACTATATCTTAATCCCTGCAAAATAGAAAAtccacttataaaaataaaactgagttcAAACAGACCAGGAGATAGCACAAAGCCTTATAATTAGAAGGCAGgggaatccctaggtggctcagcctggtggtttagtgcctgcctttggcccagggagtgatcctggagtcccgggatcaagtcccacattgggctccctgcatgttgcctgcttctccctttgcccatgtctctgcccctctctctctctcatgaataaataaaatcttttaaacaataataaaaaataaaaaaataattagaaagcagGATTGACCAATAAGTCTGCATGAGTCAAAATCTTGTGTTGATTCTGCTATACCTGAGGAAGACCAGAGAGAACTGACTTTCACCTACTTAATCTCTGGTGAGgttctctcattcattcacttttagTTTCAGAGGAAACAGTCCCAGGGCCCAGGTAAGCCATAGCCACCCCCACATTTCTCCTGCAaccccatctctgcctccctaCACACACCTGCCATCTGAAGGCTTATTCATGAAGCTCCACTTCAGGCCAGTGGGAAAGCCAGCACCACCACGGCCCCGCAAGCCGGATGTCTTGACCTCACCCAGGATCCAGTCAGGGCCCTTCAGCAAGATCTCCTTTGTCTTGTACCAGTCACCCCGACTCTGGGCACCTTTCAGCCTGGACAGTGAGGAAGGCATTGAAGGGGAGGCCTTGCTCCGGGACCACAGAGCTAAGGGCACCATCTCATCATCTCACCTCCAGTCATGGCGGCCATACAGGTTGGTGAAGATCCGGTCTTCATCCTTCAGCGAGCCAAATGAGGTTTTCTTGGGTGCTGTCTGAGGACACAAAGAGTCAGGAGGCTCAGCACAGTTCTGGGGTCATGAAGGGCCAAGCCAAAGGTTACAGATTCTTCAGTTCCCCTGATTAGATGGGGCTGGGCTGAAGAGATGGTAAGGGCCTATGCCTCAGAACCCTTCATAGCAGCAAAGCTACCACCAGTTAGTAGGCACTTCCTGCTTAGTAGGCATTAGGCTAAGTATTTGACATCCAAAACCCCATTTCATCCTCATAACCCTGAGACACGAATGACTTCCtctgttttacagaggaggaaactgaggctaagaaCAAATAGAACTTATGGAAGGGCACACAACCAAAAGCACtagctggaatttgaactcaggtctgtcaTGGTCAAAGCCCACACCTGAACCACAGCACCTTACTACCTCCCTGAGCCCAATGTCAAGTATCCACTCACTTGCCTGGCCGTCCTGCTGGACCAAAGCTTGGTCAGACCAGGGTCTTATATTAATAACTCTGCTGGAAACAGAATGTGCTTACTGATGCAAAAGAAACACTTCACTGGGGCCGGGATACAAAGGTGATGGAGGGCGACCCACTTGGGATAAGACTGATGAGAAGTGGGGTCTGGAATCCACATGGCCAAGTGGCGAGCACCCCAGGTGAGGGCACCCCAGACTCCCACCCCCTTTAAAGTCACTACAGGGAGCAGAGCGCTGGACGGGGCCTCAAGAGACGTACATCCTCCCCAAAGCTTGTTTTCTGcagctgtaaaatgaggacaatgacACCTTTACACTGTATAAGGCCAtgcgaaggaaggaaggagacaaggACGCTTCTCCACCTGCAAAATTTTCTACTGTGTCGCCCGGCTGTTAAAATGGGGAAGCCAAGGAGCCGGAGGAACGGGGAGTCAGCCTGCCATAGGGACCCATTCCCTCTACATCCAGGCCGGAGCGGCAACCTTCCT
The Canis lupus familiaris isolate Mischka breed German Shepherd chromosome 18, alternate assembly UU_Cfam_GSD_1.0, whole genome shotgun sequence genome window above contains:
- the LOC611813 gene encoding double C2-like domain-containing protein gamma is translated as MDANGYSDPFVRLFLHPNVGKRSKYKTSVRKKTLNPEFNEEFFYAGPREELAQKTLLVSVWDYDLGTADDFIGGVQLSSQAGGERQQHWCECLGRSDCRLELWHPLDGAPLQLSD
- the NDUFV1 gene encoding NADH dehydrogenase [ubiquinone] flavoprotein 1, mitochondrial, translated to MLGARRLLSKSLPARVSVRFSGDTTAPKKTSFGSLKDEDRIFTNLYGRHDWRLKGAQSRGDWYKTKEILLKGPDWILGEVKTSGLRGRGGAGFPTGLKWSFMNKPSDGRPKYLVVNADEGEPGTCKDREIMRHDPHKLVEGCLVGGRAMGARAAYIYIRGEFYNEASNLQVAIREAYEAGLIGKNACGSGYDFDVFVVRGAGAYICGEETALIESIEGKQGKPRLKPPFPADVGVFGCPTTVANVETVAVSPTICRRGGAWFASFGRERNSGTKLFNISGHVNHPCTVEEEMSVPLKELIEKHAGGVTGGWDNLLAVIPGGSSTPLIPKSVCETVLMDFDALVQAQTGLGTAAVIVMDRSTDIVKAIARLIEFYKHESCGQCTPCREGVDWMNKVMARFVRGDARPAEIDSLWEISKQIEGHTICALGDGAAWPVQGLIRHFRPELEERMQRFAQQHQARQATS